The nucleotide sequence CGTTTAAACCTTGCGATAAAGTGTAGCCAGGTTTTATTCCACCCATAATAGTGACACTATTCATTTTCTGAAATTGATTTAATGCCTGTGGCACCACGCTATAATGTAAAGTAGCGACTGTCGATAAGGGTACGGTTGTGTTATTTCCCGTGGGAATCGCAATGTTTTGTAAATCTTCTGGATTTAATTGATAGCTTGGTAAGGTTTTAATAACAACATTATAACTTTGATCATGAACACTCACGGGCTGAACTTCTTGATTGCTTAATAAAGATGATAAAGCCTCTGCAATATTGCTCATTGAAACATTGGCACTGGCTGCAGCAAGGGGATTAATATCAATTGTTGCTTGTGGATTATTATAATTTAAATCATCGTATAAAAATAAAAACAGACCCGATTGCATCGCCTTTTGTTCTAACATTTTTGCCGCATGATAAAGAGTTTTGTAATCTTTACTGCTTTGCAAAACAAATTGTACGCCAGCACCGCTGCCTGGCAGTGTGGATGGGGCTAGAACATGGAAATCAATTCCTGGCACCTGATTGAGTTGTTGTTGAATGGTTTGGATCGATCCCAGCAAGGATGTTTTCTCTCCGGGTTTTTGATCTCCGATTAAATAAGCGAAATACCCATCGTCCGGCGAAACGACTGTCGCGAAATGATCAACATTCTGTAAATGAGAATAAATTTTATGAGTTGCTAAAGCATAGTGCATTAAATAATTGCGATTAACATTCGCAGGCGCGTCGCCCGCGACCATAATATAACCATGATTTTCTGTGGGTGCTAATTCGCTGGGTATCATTTTATATAATAAAACAGACAAAATCATAATGGATAACCACGCTATCACTAACCACATTTTATAATTCATTAAAAACACTAAAATGGTTTTATACTTTTGTTGTAAACGCTGCATTATTTTTTCAGCAAAAATGGCCAGCGGTTGATGCTGTTGTTGTAAGGTTAAAAACCGTGCACTCATCATTGGAGAAAGTGTCAAAGCGATAACCCCAGAAATAATCACACTGCCTGCTAACGTAAATGCAAATTCTGTAAATAATTCACCGACCAAGCCACCACTAAAACCAATTGGCACATAGACAGCAGCAAGAGTAATCGTCATGGCAATCACGGGTAATGCTAATTCTTGCGCCGCATGAATTGTCGTCGTTAATGTAGAAAGTTTATCACTTAAATGACGAACACTATTTTCAACCACCACGATGGCATCATCTACCACTAAACCCACCGCTAATACCATCGCTAATAAGGTAATCGTATTAATTGAATAGCCGAGCATTTGCATAAAAAAGCAAACACCTAACAATGAAACAGGAATAGTAATTGCTGGGATGAGGGCAGCACGCACATTACCCAAAAATAATAAGATCACCAGAATAACAATAACGATGGATTCAATTAATGTTTTAATCACTTCATGGAGTGAGGCACGAATAAACGTAGTTTGATCATAGACTAAATTTGCCGTTAATCCCGAGGGTAAATGGTGTTTAATCACATCCATTTTTTTCTTTAAGGCATCAACCACCACTAACGGATTTGCTGTTGGCAATAAACTCACGCCAATCATGGTGCAAGGAATACCTTGGTAATAAACCATATAGGTATCTTGTTCGGCACCCATTTTGGCAACGCCGATATCTTGTAAATAAATAG is from Legionellales bacterium and encodes:
- a CDS encoding efflux RND transporter permease subunit, with product MNKLIEAFVRRPVLTSALSIFILLLGSFGLIKMPLRFLPKIDQALIEILTVYPGANSTVVKNFVTSKIQNSIVGVEGIDYVTSSSTTGYSDIKAYLSPGINADKALMVIMGKVSSVTNELPSSVQTPMVIKNNVDSRPTIIFAFASTGIPRAEISDYLTRVIAPQLETVDGVAQANVWSSPYSMQIWLNPDALAAYHLSPQDVVAALKTQNVLAAPGKTQGKYVDYTLNTTTALHTPEQFNHLVIKVVNHVPIYLQDIGVAKMGAEQDTYMVYYQGIPCTMIGVSLLPTANPLVVVDALKKKMDVIKHHLPSGLTANLVYDQTTFIRASLHEVIKTLIESIVIVILVILLFLGNVRAALIPAITIPVSLLGVCFFMQMLGYSINTITLLAMVLAVGLVVDDAIVVVENSVRHLSDKLSTLTTTIHAAQELALPVIAMTITLAAVYVPIGFSGGLVGELFTEFAFTLAGSVIISGVIALTLSPMMSARFLTLQQQHQPLAIFAEKIMQRLQQKYKTILVFLMNYKMWLVIAWLSIMILSVLLYKMIPSELAPTENHGYIMVAGDAPANVNRNYLMHYALATHKIYSHLQNVDHFATVVSPDDGYFAYLIGDQKPGEKTSLLGSIQTIQQQLNQVPGIDFHVLAPSTLPGSGAGVQFVLQSSKDYKTLYHAAKMLEQKAMQSGLFLFLYDDLNYNNPQATIDINPLAAASANVSMSNIAEALSSLLSNQEVQPVSVHDQSYNVVIKTLPSYQLNPEDLQNIAIPTGNNTTVPLSTVATLHYSVVPQALNQFQKMNSVTIMGGIKPGYTLSQGLNVLNNVAAAKLSNDVTVDYSGTSREFKQEGNRMIFIFVLAIVVIFLVLSMQFESYRDSLIILLGSVPMGLFAALLSLKIGQGTINIYTQIGLLTLVGLISKHGILITRFANELKLEKNLTKQEAVIEAALLRFRPILMTTAAILFGALPLIHAVGSGAESRHAIGLVVAVGIGLGTLLTLLLLPIVYWVFSKEMKSNTNAEEIN